DNA sequence from the Paramormyrops kingsleyae isolate MSU_618 chromosome 14, PKINGS_0.4, whole genome shotgun sequence genome:
gatgcgttacacctcgggtgtgcattatttttctaataattcaacggtccggagtcaattattccgcttatactacggttgccacacctcaagacatcgatcagatgatatatttcaagggattcgcccggtttttctacttaaatcgctattgtgagtaggattatttcttccgcatctcatccaacgactcttttgctagttccaaaacgtcattttaaagctggcaatggaggcttgagccgttgatagcagactaatgcagttaataatgaagttattagaaagagagcgagagagacagagacacagagaaagagaaacagagagagagagagcttgtatgaattaggctacctcgatctgtgtgtccctcaacaGTGTTCTGAAGCACCGTCTCTAAACTGTATGTCTGCTTTAAGATGCAGCGCTGTTATTACCTCGCTAGTGAGAaatgtcataagaacataagaaatttacaaacgagaggaggccattcggcccatcaagctcgtttggggagaacttagctaatagctcagagttgttaaaatcttatctagctctgatttaaaggaacccatggttttagcttccactacaatagcaggaagactattccatactctgactacacgctgtgtaaagaagtgcttcctcaaatttgttttaaaatgttctcccgctaatttccacttatggccacgagttctagtatttagactaatattgaaatagtcatttggctgaacagcatccagacccgttagaatcttatagacctgaatcatatccccccttagtctccttagCCTTTAAGTTGCTACACTAGGCTAACTGATAAAATTGTCAGGGCAGCGCTGACAACACgtttttgtgtgagtgtgtaacacattcacatttcatattcaccgtaaatattaaaatttactttcggaaaatcgtctgtcatgttgtttttgttagtcctgtgtgctgtataggtactgtatgctaatttccgttattacagttaactatgcgaagtgatatggaactgtaatgcggtcaagagagctgcctggaactacgttcgccgtgcgtttccctgaaaataattgcacacctcagaacgttcgtcagccaatcagattcaagcattcaacggtcccgtagtataacaataaataataataaaaagcaagCAACGGAGCCAAGTGATAAACATGGAACAGATCACTACAAAAATCAGGGAGCTAACAGCAGGTCACAGCTCAGTATTAATACTGCACATTAGTGTGTGTTAGACAGTCTTATGGCATTTGGGTAGAAGCTCTACCTGAATCACCGGCCCCCCGCCCATAGGTGACAGCAGCCTTTGCAGCCATCTGTGTCTTTACTGTCCTTGAACACACAGGCAGCCTCAGCCCAGTCTGGAGGGACCTGTAACTGGTGACAGAGTTGTGCCACAACGACCCGCCCCCACAGCCAGCCACAGTTTCATTTCTACCCAAGTTAAACCAGCTAGGGTGACAGAAGCTGACGGAAGGGGGGCCACACGATTTCAGCCCCGACCACAGTAAGTGCAGGTAAAGTCCAGAGCTGAAAATCGCATTGCGGTCGGAGATACAGAGCTTTTTTTGCAGTCGCACATGCATAGTATGAATGTAAATACGGGAACCTGTCTCCATATGACACAGATGTGAACTTAAATGGCCACGCCGTCGTGAATTCTCAACACCAGATGGCGCCTTTTATCGCTTTTCTGGTGTAGCTGACACACAGGTGAGGTAAATGTATATAGGTATGAAAGAAAAGTCAAATATAGCAAATATCACCTTATAACACGAATTAATTTtgattaagtttttaaatgtagGGCATCGTGACAATATTTCATATTCGTTATTTAAATTTCCAGATGCACGTGCAGGAACTTTCCTTAGCTTCAAGTACATATCTAAAGCAGAATTTAGTGTATAATActataaaatatgttttaaaggCCAATCAAGGACAAGGCAAGACATTTCAATACGATGAGAGTAGTATCTTGTTTAGCGTCGTACATATGTTTTATTTCAGACATTGTGAGCACTTCAATCGTATCACTATTACTATATCTGTAGAAATTCCTTAGCAGATAAAAGCGATACGAGTTAGGGTGAAAAACCTGTTCGATGGCACCTGCAGCGAACCTGTCAAACCTGCGCGCCGAGGTGCATCCTGGTACCTGAAGTCCCCGAACACCTTCACGCGCGATGTCCGCGCGGCGCAGGTAGGGCTGGGGGAACTACAGTTTCCGAGCCCGCCTTCAGATCATTTTTGCACCATTAGAACAAGCAGAAAGCGAAGAAGGCTGGTGTTTGGGGAAGCGGAGCAGCATTTTCGAGGTTAATGCGCCGACGGACGTGTCAAAGCGAAGTTGCAGGGGTGTGAAGACCACTCTGTCTACGCTGAACTCATGCAGATTTACTTCCCCTTTGCGGCCATTCCTTCGTCGAAGTTCATCTCCCCCAGCAGTCACAGAGGTTCTCGGTGAGGACTTGGTCTTGGCTCGATCTGTGTGCGGGGCATGCGGCAGCGCTGCGGATGCATTACAATCAATAAACGACGATATGAGAGtcgtgtttatttattttttgcttgtttgttcGTAATACCGGGACTGTCGTTTGTCGTTATGCACAGTCGCACACGTTAACAGTGTTTTAGATTACACCGTGTCAACTTGAGTTGATTGGGAAACCAAGATGAAGTTCAACGGGTACCTGAAGTTGAGGATCGGGGAGGCGGTGGACCTGAAGCCGACCACCTTTTCTCTACGCCATTCTGTTATATTCAACAAGACGTCACCCTCTCTGGACCCCTATATCGTTGTCAAGGTGGACGAGTATAAAATCGGGCAGACGCACActaagcagaagaccaacacgCCGACATACAACGAGGAGTTCAGCCTGAATGTGAGCGACGGCAGGAAGCTAGAGCTGGCCGTCTTCCACGACGCGCCGATCGGCTACGACGACTTCGTGGCCAACTGCACCATCCAGTTCGAGGACTTGATCAAAACTTCGAACATGGAGGACACTTTCGAAGGATGGGTGAGTATCGAGACTGGACGTGTCTTTTTATAATGCAGGGTTGTCAACTTTTGTCAGCTGCCTGGAGTGAGAGTTTCAATTCCAGAAATGTCTGCACACtcatttctgtgtatgtaccagttttattaccttgtaaatagtctgtaccccaacgcttttgatgtaacTAATCTTAGGTTTATAACGGAATAATATAAAATtcccgtaagatttcttgcatgagggtgatagtctgaaagcgtgaatgtcaggccagatgcatgagagatACGAACCTTGTTCATGGATGTTTTTGCAGTAAGTTtcagtttgacattttcttTCTGTCTTGTCTAATACCTGTCTGACCTAAATAGCTCGGTTGGGAATGGGTTGCACTGCCTATTGAGTCTTGGCGCCTGTGAAGTCCTGTAACCCCACAGGTGTAAATTGTTTTCTCCTACTGCACATTCCTGAAAGGACCGCGGGGTGGTAAAATCAATGTCTGAGCTTTTTACTTGAAGATGACCGTAAGGTTAAAGGTAACGGAAATCGACAGCTGTGCCACAACAATAGCATCGGGCGCCGCGACACGCCATTTACGTGTCAGATACACAACAGGTTCTCGCTGGAGCCGTCATATTGTTTAAAAGAAGCCGTGTACTTGGGGGTACAGTATCTGGGGGTGTCCAGATCACTACTGATTTAGCTTTCAGTGgcaccctgctggacagtaaTGCAGACTTGACCGGGGCTTGGAGCGTGCGATTTAGGCCAATGACCTTTAATCATACTTGGTGATGGTTTACCCCTCCCCCAATAAGATGTTGCTGCTCTGCAGGCTGCCTTGCATGATGCTGTAATGTGGACGGCCAGGCCCTGCCCTGCCTGCAAGGGGGCTGCAGCAGCTGCAACTGCATGCCTGAGTGGGAGGGCTGGCGCGCTAATCTGAGTTGTGTAATGGGCCTGCTAACAGGTCGAAGGTGTGAGAGACGCAGGCCCGCTGGGACACAGCGGCCGCTGGGCAAACAGACTCGTATCCGTACCCAGTCTTGCTTGTGCCTTTTGCTGTGGTCTGCAGATGATACTTTGGTGTTAAACAGGCTTTTGCTTTGCAGGGCAACACATAGCAAGTGCCACTTTCCCTATTTCGCAGACTTCCGAAATTCTTACTGATGCCACTCCATATTTGGGCAGGCTGTAGGACTGGACGTGCTCCCTGAGCTTGAGGTCCACCTCTTCTCTGGGTCTGGTGGCTACTGGTCTGTGTGGGCGTGACGTACAGTTCCTTTTACACGCTCTATAGGTGCAGGACTCCTGGGCTCTATCAGAATGACGGGTACCAGCTCTGTGCTTGTAGGTGAGCGATTAACCTGGTGTGAGTGCTGCCTTCTCCCCCGGGGGGGGGCTGGTATGGGGGTGAGGAAGCagactcccccaccccccccagctgggTCGCAGCTGAGTTTTCAAGGCAGATCAGTCTTCACACTCTGCAGGACTGTTTTGGCGAACACATTCAGTACCGACACTGACTttcacttccccccccccccccacaaaaaagcTACcagttaaatatttaaaaagatgaACCGCTTCAGTGAGCGACTAAGCGAGAACGGGCCGCTGTTACACGTTTTATTCAGCTTTGTAGGTGTGATGTTTGTTTGTACGGCTCGGCTCGGCTCGGTCTCCTCTCTGATTGGCTCGTTTCAGCAGGCCAGTCTCGTTCCTGGACTAACTGCGCTCTCCAGATAACCGGATCGATGACCTTAAAGCGAATGTGCCTTATCTAACTTTGGCCTTTATTCAGCACTACGTGACTTAATGTTCGTGTTTCACTTGCATGAGGTTGCGGCAGAAGCTCGCTGCCCGGCACTTCAAAGCACGAGATCATCCTGCACGCATTTTCCTGTTGCTTTACGCTACGCCCAATCCGTACTTTTTCCAGCTCGCATTTTATTTTTTCGAATGGAGCGTTCAGGTCCCAACACGCTGCTGCCGCTGAAGCTTCCTCGGTGACTGGGAACCGCCAGAGGGGCCTCCAAACATGCTTCAtaactctcccccccccccccccattatctCACTCTGTCACCATTACATCATGTCCTTCCTGCTGACAGGCCTGTACAGTTGTTTacttcatatcatttgatgcttTCATGTTTTGGAAATGAAATTATAATGGCCGTATGAATTATTGATCTGTCTGTGGGTGGCATCTTGGCTCAGGCTGTCTTAGCGCCCCTCCAGGGATGGGAATTGTAATCCCGCTTCCCTTCTTTACGTTTCACACTTTCTCCCCGTATTTGCAAAGCTTTCCTCTGGGTGCCCCAGTGTCTCCCGGCAGTCCAACGACATTTAATGTGGCAAATCAGCGTCTCCGAATTGCCTGTAtcgtgtttgtgtgtgccttACGACAAAATGGTGTCCATCTGCCCTGTGCGACGATCGATACAAAGTCCATCTCCAAGTTTTTTCCCTCTGCCCTGCGCTAACTTACCCATCCAACTTCTGATAGCTAACTGGGAGTTTCTCTCCGTTTGTTGGCTTTAGCAAAATCTAGGGCTCCAACTACACTTGTCCCACGGCCCTTGTTGTGAGAGATGAGATATATTGTGTTAACATGACCCAGATCTATAGCCTGTCTGTGAGGCTGACAAATGCGGAGATGGTAAGAACTGCATCTAACTGGGTTTTGCTTTATGGAGGCAAGTCTGactgtatttacagtaaataCAGCAGGAAAACGGCAATTTATATGAAACGGTGATTATTTCAGGGCATCTGTGAGGGGGACTGTCATGATGCTTTTGTAACAAGGGGTGTATAGTTTTTCTGGGTGGGGGTCTGTATAACTATAGAATGACAACTGACTGTGGACTGTAGTAATTTGTGATGTAACAATACGTCATTAATGAAGGATTGACAAGGATAGAGAGAGAGTTGCAGAACTGGTGAAGAGGAGTATGTGTAGGTGTTTCATTGAAACCTTAAAATGGTACAATATGCCCACTGGAGCATCTTATCGTGCCTGGTGGTCTGTTTCTAGAAGTTTCCCTAAGCCCCTGAGCTCTGCTGCCTTTCTGAATGGACCACAGGCTGCAGTATCAGCAGGTCTGCACTTTGAGCTGACTTCCTGCACTTTACTCCCCGTCACGGTCCACGTTCGGTCGCCGGCATCgcttccgttttttttttttttcttttcttcatgCTTCAGCAGTAACTTTTGCCCAAATCGGAGGTGCCGTTCAGAGATACGCCCACCCCGGGTTCAGTGGATACCGGAGGCAGGGGAGAGATCGCATGGTGGGTTTATCTGTTTGTTCTTGCAGTTTTGCCCGACCTGTGGGCTTTACACATCACTGTAACCACAGGCCAGATGGGCGGCAGTCAAACTTTCCAGCGGTATCGCCCTCTGAGCTCATGGGACTTTCCAAGCTGCCATGGTACCCTGTTCGGTTCAAACCCCGAGTCCACAGCAGGTGGCCGCAGGCCAATGGGAAGAGGAGCAGCGATTCCGCTGGCTTGCCTCAGTCCGCCATGTCACAGTGCCGGGCTTCCAGGCATGTTACTGCTATCAGTTGCACGTTCACAGACGTGCAGATGTCAGTAAgagcgtccccccccccccacgcagaAACGCCGACCGCACTGTCTACACAACGCCCACTCTGCCCCAGTGTTAATTCTGTGGTCTCTGAGACTCGCTCCATCTGACTACGAAGCGCTAATGCTGCCCTGTTAGATCGGGGGCTGTTTttcccacctccccccaccaaCCCATGCAGAAAGTGCCTGCGTGTTTGGGTTCTCACACTGTACGAACCATGCAAGGCCTGTCCCTCTGCGCATTTGTGTGCATGGATCTCCGAGTCTGCTTCTCTATGGAAAGGTCTATCTCGCGTTGACATCCAAGCTCCGTTACTTTCTGGATGAACTGGTTTtggctccacccccccaccccccagcagttGTTTACCGGGTTGCCCCGCTCTCCGATTGTGAGGTTAAACGTCCTTCAGTACCCGTGCCCTTGGTGCGGCGTCTCAATCCAGCCCTCGGGGACCTGCAGAtggtccacgtttctgctccctgaCAGACAGTCCGCTGGCCCGGTTCCAGGAGGACCCGTGCTACGTTCTCCGGTCGGCTGGCCTCCAGGATCTGAATACGTGAGCGTGAGGCAAGTTCACACAAAGCCTCATCCTGAAAGCTCAGGCCTCACCAAACATAGCTTCCTCTGGCTAACCCCCATTCATGAGTGTCAGACCTGAAATGATCCACCTGGCTGGGGGGCCAGTCGGTAAACTGTGAGATGAGGCAGAGTAGCACTTTTGCACCCGTCTGGGCATGCCTCCCCCTCTGCTACAGCCCCAGAGCCGGATCCTCCTCCCGCACTGACTAATGAATACGCTGTCACATTTAGCTCGTTAGCCAAacgttctgctgctgctgtatgCCCTCTCGCCACGATAGCCGTTTAGCCTCGCAGGCTTTAGCCCTTTCTCCTAAGCTGAGGGCACGCCGCAGGACCCGGCTGCTGGGTTACGGGAATCGCTGCCATCCCCTGTGAGGCTGGGGCTTCAGCGCGTGGGCAGTCCTGCCGTCGTCGTTTCCGTGCAACGCGGTCCAGATTGTGGCAGACCCTGAGCACAGTGGCGTTTGTGTTTGTGAGGAGTCACATGATCTGCCCTGACCGCTGTTCCTTTCTAGCTGATGTATTTCCTGTGTTAGCCGTTAGCCGTTAGCTTAATAGTAACACTCTCTTTCCTGTATTTCCTCAGGTTGACCTAGAGCCAGAGGGCAAAGTATACATCGTCATCACTCTCACTGGCTCCTTCATCGATGGTAAGGAATTTACCCATCAGCCCAACTCCATCCACCTGGGAGAGGGGGCTCTGGGTAAAGCCAGGGGGTAGAGTGTGAGGGCTTTAATAGCTGGGTAATTATTGCTCCATCAGCGCCACCCTGAGCCCTGTTTTTGGGCAGAACTGGCAGGATCCAGtagggacatttttttttttttttttcttttgggtgTCTGTCTGGGTCCTGCTGAAATGGTAATGAAATGACTGTCACGTGCTCAAGCCCCCTTGTGTGAGTCACACCAGGTCAACAAGTGTGTGCATCCCTGGTCTCTTCCTCCATGCCCGCTGTCACCTCCCCGTGTGcctttttttggatttttttacgACAGGTCTGCACTTTTAAAGCTACCAACCCAATGTCATGTAATACTCCGCGTGTCATTTCTGATGGTAGCTCATGAAGGTGAGGTTTCAGGTTCCAAAATTTGAGCTGTTAAACTAAGATGCCATCAGCCTGCTGGTTCATGTTGATGCCCAGCTGCCAAAACTCTGGAGGCCGTTGGTTCTTGCTCTTCCTTGTGCCACCTTGGCATTTGTGGTGGCAGTTTGAGATATGGTCGCCGAGGCCCTCGTTTGGCCGTCCCTAGCCTCTCCACAGGCTGCCTGTTGGTGACTGTCACTCTCCAGGGTTTCGAGATGCTGGCCTACCTGTCAATGGGTTCCCGGTCTTATACCGGACACGTCTTTGGCCTGCAGCTTCTCTGTTTGGCTCCTGCTCACAGTGAGACAGGACAGTATGTCCCTGATCCTGATCCAGCATGGACCCTCTTTCAGGTgtgttttgggggtggggggtatgaTATTATTGCTGCGTTGGAATGCCAGTGAGCCTTTCCTGTTCTGATCGTCGCTTCTTGAGTGTGAAGTGCTCTGTCCCCTGCTTGCGACCAGCGGACGCGCTTGTTTATCCTTTGAGTTACGATGAGTCTTCTTGCCCACGCAGAGGATGCCACGGGCCCCGAGAGATCCTACCGGCAGTTCACCAGGAAACGCCAGGGGGCAGTGCGTCGACGCATCCACCAGGTCAACGGCCACAAGTTCATGTCCACGTTCCTGCGACAGCCAACCTTCTGCTGCCACTGCAAGGAATTCATCTGGTGAGGGTGCCTGCGATCGGGAaagccccccccatcccgaTGGAAGACGTCCACCTGAAATGCATTCATATCCGCGGACAAACTGCCACGCTAGCACGCAGAAATCCACATTTGCATTACATTCTCATGCATTGTTTACAGATTTACGGGTTGCAGACGTTTACAGGACAtttacagaatgttgcagggcTGTTTTGATCTTTCCGCGTACTAAACAGCCTTCATTTAGTGACCAGTCTGTGAGTTTAAGCTGTTAATGTGTCCTCATTTGCTTTTGTGCTACAGGGGTATGTTTGGGAAGCAGGGATATCAGTGCCAAGGTGAGTCAGTCCGCACTTTGTATACATCTTTACTGTACGGAGCATGTCTTGCATATTTACACACCTACCttcttttgtgtgtctgtgtgtaatgCATACAGAGCTGCTTGTGACTGTTGACTGTAGATTGCAGTCGTGCCGAACAGCACTCTGATCTTGTTAGTGGAGTGGTtatgtctctgtctctctcgctctctctctctctctcttgtttcgcttctccctctctctctctcactctctctcatgTGCTGTATCAGCCTTGCCTTCCTGGTAGCCCACCACAGATGCACCACGCCTTCCTGgttcccccgccccccacacgcacacacacacacgttttttttttttcctgttttaacACCCCGCATCTTTCTCCCCGTGTCCCTGCAGTGTGTACCTGTGTGGTACATAAGAGGTGTCACCAGGTGGTTGTGAACTCCTGCCCTCGGATGAAGAAGCCAGCTAAGGAGGAGGTGAGTGTGATGGCCgagggggggggcttgtccCCAGGGCAGTCCCCGTCGTGTGGCCAGGCTTGAGCGGTAGCTCTGAGAACCTTTTCACACCGAAAGCATTGCCCTGCATGGGTTTGGGTCAGTCTGTCTATAATACTGCCCACAGCGACAGGGGATTTCCAAGCAGCACTGTGCAGAGAGGTTTCCGGACACTAGTGTGACTGGAGGAAGAACGCTGAGCCTCTGAGTCTGACCATGTCCTGCACAGGACACTGACGAATGCTCCAAAACATTTAGAGAGAATTTTTCTTGCAGCTGCGTTTAGCTGCTCAGTCGATTTCTGCCAGAGCGACATCTTTACCTGTTTACAGTTTCACCTAATTCAGATCAACAGTCTTAGTCACCTCACCCCGCGATAACATTGGCCCTGTAATCTACATCCATCTGGACTAATTGGTTTATATTAATGATCCACATTTTTATAAAACGGGTGTCTTTGTGCTGCTAGGATTGTAGGTGATAAATATCATTGAAGAGAGGGAGCTTTTTCTGTGCGATTGCTGTGTTTCTGTATAGATTTTTGTATCTATAGAACTCCTTTGAATTCATTCAGGTGGTCCAGTCTAGTTTTTTTAGCTTAATGTTACCAGTTCTGTGGTAACTGAGGCCTCTGAGTGAGAAGTTTGGTCGCAGCTGCGACACAGAAATGAGGCAGTCAGCCCTCGATAACGGGGGTCACGGCAAGCCCGTCGCTCCTCGGGTTGGGCTGCCGTCTGGCCGTCTGGCCGTCTGGGCGTCTGTGGCTGCACAGTTTGACCTTGGGCTGAGACACTGCTTGTCATTTTCAGCCCAACTGTGTAACAAGCTCCAAGTAAGAGAGAGCAGCTGTCCAGCTGCATCTGAACTCTAATTAAAAGAAACGGAAACATTTTTGTGGCCCCATTAAGTTTCGAAATTAAGAGAAATCCAGCTTGGTCTAAGTTTTGATGAGTCAGCAGTGCTGTGCCCCCATGTGGGTATATCTGGTACTGCAAGTGTTGTTCAGAAAATCTCAGTGACGAAGGGTTTGCGATACAGTTGAAGGGGCCTGGGCCAGTTTTCGCAATGTTTTCAGTCTGGTTCGTCTCCCCCTGTTGGCTAACTGAGAGACCCAATCGGTGGCTTTCATTTGATGAGCTGCTTCTCCTCACAGACCACAAACCAGGGCTTCAGCATCAACGTCCCCCACAAGTTCAACATCCACAACTACAAGGTTCCCACCTTCTGTGACCACTGTGGCTCGCTGCTGTGGGGCATTATGAAGCAAGGCCTGCACTGCAAGagtaagacccccccccccaccccaacacgTAGCACAAATAGAATACAAGATTAGTATATTAAAGATACTCGTCTATCCATCGATCCACTTGTCCCATCAATCTCATCTATCTGATCTGTCTCGTACTACTACTAAGTAAGCTGTTATGGCATTACTATAATAAACTAGaaatatgccccccccctttgctcacAAGAGTAATTTATATTCagtgtgtgagtatgagtgATAAACTGAGAAGCTGGACACTGTCCTTTTCTGACCTCTAATCCTGGTTTGAGGTCAATGGGGGGCTGAAGTCTTTCCCAGGCATCGTAAGGCCGGCCTTcaccctgggggggggatgCCAATACCATTGCAGATGATGGACACCCACagtgataattatcatggtgaaGAATGTAGTCATTTGGTATCGGTTTGTTCAGCTGGAAATCTAACACCtctgtctgcgtgtctgcgtgtctgtgtctgcgtgtctgtgtctgcgCACGCGCCTGCGTCACACTACAGTCTGCAAGATGAATGTCCACATCCGCTGCAAAGGCAATGTGGCTCCCAGCTGTGGCGTGAACAGCATGGAACTGGCCAACCGGCTGTCAGAGATGGGTCTGCAGGCAGGCGGCCTTTCCAAGCGTAACTCCCTGGTAAGGACCCTCCGGCCCCACGCACGCGCTCTGAAGGTGGCCGCGTACTTCAGACGAGGTCGGGACACAACGAAATCGGGCGCGAGAGCAATCGGTCGCGCTTCAAATGACGCCGCTGCCCCCTCGTTCCTTCTATGTCATGCCACAACCCTAGAGGACGCAGAATGTTTTTGGATGCACCAGAAAAACCAATCCTGAGGAGTGCAtgagtcatttttaaaaaggacaTGAAAGTGGAAGTTGCTCTTTATTGACCTCCATTATTGGTTGAATACAAGCAGCAGCACAAGACAGAGGAACCAACAAAACGCACAAATTCCAAAACGATTTACGGCAGTTTACTATGCTGCAGGATGATGTCAGTTTCGACATTTACTGGTAACCGAAATACACATTAATTACAGCATTTAAAATGGGATTCAGTGTAAAGCATGGCAGTAATTGCATAATTAGTCCTGTTGACCAACCCTGTGGTGTCATATTATGTCAGCCAATCGTGGACAATAGTTGGGATCAGAACAAATAGAAAAAGTTTGACATAGACGGTGTGCCGAAACTGATTACCACGGTGATTATGATGTCATATGATGTCATATTGCAAAAACAACGTCAGGTTCATCTGAAGTATACAGGGACCTTAAGAGTCCTAAGGGCCCAGACATGTTTAGCATCTAATTATGTAGCTGACAATTCttaccagcaggtggcagagtATCAGTTAAGCCATCAAACCACCATAGAATTTTTAAAGGTTTATCCTCTTCAGTAAGTAAAATGCCATCCAACAATAAGTAAAATGTCACCAAATATATCAGATAGACGATGTTTTGTAAACCGCAGTTTGTGTTCTGCAAATGAGTGTTGACTGGTGCTGCTGATGGTGAGTGAGATAGAGAGGGAGTTTGGCACCAACTCACGTCTGCATGTTCGTGTTCCGGCCCAGTCCGCACTGAGTGAGGAGCGCCAGCGGAGCTCTAGCATACGGAGCGAGAGCCAAATGGGCGTCCCGGAGCAGCAGAGCCAGCGACGGGGTATATCGGACTTCACGTTCCTGCAGGTGCTGGGCAAGGGCAGCTTTGGCAAGGTGAGCTAAGGCAAGCCAGCTTCACAGGAAGTGCAGACTGTCTGCACTAGTGATGGCAAAATGAAGATTCGGGAACATTTTGATGTAATTTTTGACGCCACTAGATCAGCGGTTCTCAACCCATGGGTCGCGACCCAAATTCGGGTCTcagcaagttctgaaagggtggCAAGGCAGatttggaaatgtaagcattttaaaactagCAAggtcctatgctgatccacgatcagatttcccaacCCCAATCCTCAAATTAACCTAAATAAacaggtcttgggtctgcaaatgcttagtaTAAAACTAGTGAATGCCCAACGAATCCAAGTCATACCACAGatacttaatttaaaattcactggcacatccaatcagatttgtgcaataggcattgattggcatAAAGTGCAGAGTGCACTGCAAGCTTGAAAATAGCATTAATTTAAACCTGTACTTGATATGGAATTGggactgagctggcatggtaaaaatggttgagaaccactgcactAGGTAGTGCTCTTAGCTTGCA
Encoded proteins:
- the prkcha gene encoding protein kinase C eta type codes for the protein MKFNGYLKLRIGEAVDLKPTTFSLRHSVIFNKTSPSLDPYIVVKVDEYKIGQTHTKQKTNTPTYNEEFSLNVSDGRKLELAVFHDAPIGYDDFVANCTIQFEDLIKTSNMEDTFEGWVDLEPEGKVYIVITLTGSFIDEDATGPERSYRQFTRKRQGAVRRRIHQVNGHKFMSTFLRQPTFCCHCKEFIWGMFGKQGYQCQVCTCVVHKRCHQVVVNSCPRMKKPAKEETTNQGFSINVPHKFNIHNYKVPTFCDHCGSLLWGIMKQGLHCKICKMNVHIRCKGNVAPSCGVNSMELANRLSEMGLQAGGLSKRNSLSALSEERQRSSSIRSESQMGVPEQQSQRRGISDFTFLQVLGKGSFGKVMLARMNDRDRVFAVKVLKKDIILQDDDVECTMTEKRVLSLAHSHPFLTQLYCCFQTPERLFFVMEFVNGGDLMFHIQKSRKFEEARARFYAAEITSALMFLHAKGIIYRDLKLDNVLLDQDGHCKLADFGMCKEGMFDGMATGTFCGTPDYIAPEILQEMLYGPSVDWWALGVLLYEMLSGHAPFEAENEDDLFESILNEEIVYASWLSADAVSILKAFLTKNPARRLGCVEADGSEMAITSHAFFTTIEWDKLNNREVEPPFRPRIKTAEDVNNFDPDFTREEPTLTPIDDPVISSVNQDEFRNFSFTCPELVEE